One window of Gymnogyps californianus isolate 813 chromosome 10, ASM1813914v2, whole genome shotgun sequence genomic DNA carries:
- the EIF4A2 gene encoding eukaryotic initiation factor 4A-II isoform X2 → MSGGSADYSRYDHGGPEGMDPDGVIESNWNEIVDNFDDMNLKESLLRGIYAYGFEKPSAIQQRAIIPCIKGYDVIAQAQSGTGKTATFAISILQQLEIDLKETQALVLAPTRELAQQIQKVILALGDYMGATCHACIGGTNVRNEMQKLQAEAPHIVVGTPGRVFDMLNRRYLSPKWIKMFVLDEADEMLSRGFKDQIYEIFQKLSTNIQVVLLSATMPMDVLEVTKKFMRDPIRILVKKEELTLEGIKQFYINVEREEWKLDTLCDLYETLTITQAVIFLNTRRKVDWLTEKMHARDFTVSALHGDMDQKERDVIMREFRSGSSRVLITTDLLARGIDVQQVSLVINYDLPTNRENYIHRIGRGGRFGRKGVAINFVTEEDKRILRDIETFYNTTVEEMPMNVADLI, encoded by the exons ATGTCAGGCGGCTCCGCGGATTATAGCAGGTATG ACCATGGCGGCCCAGAGGGAATGGACCCCGATGGTGTCATTGAG aGCAATTGGAATGAGATTGTTGACAATTTTGATgatatgaatttaaaagaatCCCTTCTGAGGGGCATTTATGCTTATGGTTTTGAGAAGCCTTCAGCTATTCAGCAGAGAGCTATTATTCCATGCATCAAAG GGTATGATGTGATTGCTCAAGCTCAGTCAGGTACTGGCAAGACAGCCACATTTGCTATTTCCATCCTGCAGCAGTTGGAGATTGATCTCAAGGAGACCCAAGCACTAGTATTGGCCCCTACCAGAGAACTGGCTCAACAG ATTCAAAAGGTAATTCTGGCCCTTGGAGACTACATGGGAGCAACATGCCATGCTTGTATTGGTGGTACAAATGTTCgcaatgaaatgcaaaaacttCAGGCTGAGGCTCCGCACATTGTGGTTGGAACTCCAGGGCGTGTGTTTGATATGTTAAACAGACGCTACCTTT CACCTAAATGGATcaaaatgtttgttctggaTGAAGCTGATGAAATGTTGAGCCGTGGATTTAAGGATCAAATTTATGagatctttcaaaaattaagcACAAACAtccag GTTGTGTTGCTGTCAGCTACAATGCCAATGGATGTGTTGGAAGTGACCAAAAAGTTCATGAGAGATCCCATACGTATTCTGGTGAAGAAGGAAGAACTGACTCTGGAGGGTATCAAGCAATTCTACATTAATGTTGAAAGAGAG GAGTGGAAGCTGGATACTCTCTGTGATTTGTATGAGACACTGACCATTACACAGGCTGTTATTTTCCTGAATACAAGGAGAAAAGTAGACTGGCTTACAGAGAAAATGCATGCCAGAGACTTCACAGTCTCAGCTCTG CATGGTGACATGGACCAGAAGGAACGGGATGTTATCATGAGAGAGTTTAGATCAGGATCAAGCCGTGTCCTGATCACCACTGACTTGCTG GCTCGTGGCATTGATGTGCAGCAAGTGTCACTGGTTATAAATTATGACCTGCCGACCAATCGTGAAAACTACATTCACAG AATTGGCCGGGGTGGTCGTTTTGGCAGAAAAGGCGTGGCTATAAATTTTGTCACTGAAGAGGACAAGAGGATCCTGCGAGACATTGAGACTTTCTACAATACTACAGTGGAGGAGATGCCCATGAATGTGGCTGATCTCATTTAA
- the EIF4A2 gene encoding eukaryotic initiation factor 4A-II isoform X1 — MSGGSADYSRDHGGPEGMDPDGVIESNWNEIVDNFDDMNLKESLLRGIYAYGFEKPSAIQQRAIIPCIKGYDVIAQAQSGTGKTATFAISILQQLEIDLKETQALVLAPTRELAQQIQKVILALGDYMGATCHACIGGTNVRNEMQKLQAEAPHIVVGTPGRVFDMLNRRYLSPKWIKMFVLDEADEMLSRGFKDQIYEIFQKLSTNIQVVLLSATMPMDVLEVTKKFMRDPIRILVKKEELTLEGIKQFYINVEREEWKLDTLCDLYETLTITQAVIFLNTRRKVDWLTEKMHARDFTVSALHGDMDQKERDVIMREFRSGSSRVLITTDLLARGIDVQQVSLVINYDLPTNRENYIHRIGRGGRFGRKGVAINFVTEEDKRILRDIETFYNTTVEEMPMNVADLI; from the exons ATGTCAGGCGGCTCCGCGGATTATAGCAG AGACCATGGCGGCCCAGAGGGAATGGACCCCGATGGTGTCATTGAG aGCAATTGGAATGAGATTGTTGACAATTTTGATgatatgaatttaaaagaatCCCTTCTGAGGGGCATTTATGCTTATGGTTTTGAGAAGCCTTCAGCTATTCAGCAGAGAGCTATTATTCCATGCATCAAAG GGTATGATGTGATTGCTCAAGCTCAGTCAGGTACTGGCAAGACAGCCACATTTGCTATTTCCATCCTGCAGCAGTTGGAGATTGATCTCAAGGAGACCCAAGCACTAGTATTGGCCCCTACCAGAGAACTGGCTCAACAG ATTCAAAAGGTAATTCTGGCCCTTGGAGACTACATGGGAGCAACATGCCATGCTTGTATTGGTGGTACAAATGTTCgcaatgaaatgcaaaaacttCAGGCTGAGGCTCCGCACATTGTGGTTGGAACTCCAGGGCGTGTGTTTGATATGTTAAACAGACGCTACCTTT CACCTAAATGGATcaaaatgtttgttctggaTGAAGCTGATGAAATGTTGAGCCGTGGATTTAAGGATCAAATTTATGagatctttcaaaaattaagcACAAACAtccag GTTGTGTTGCTGTCAGCTACAATGCCAATGGATGTGTTGGAAGTGACCAAAAAGTTCATGAGAGATCCCATACGTATTCTGGTGAAGAAGGAAGAACTGACTCTGGAGGGTATCAAGCAATTCTACATTAATGTTGAAAGAGAG GAGTGGAAGCTGGATACTCTCTGTGATTTGTATGAGACACTGACCATTACACAGGCTGTTATTTTCCTGAATACAAGGAGAAAAGTAGACTGGCTTACAGAGAAAATGCATGCCAGAGACTTCACAGTCTCAGCTCTG CATGGTGACATGGACCAGAAGGAACGGGATGTTATCATGAGAGAGTTTAGATCAGGATCAAGCCGTGTCCTGATCACCACTGACTTGCTG GCTCGTGGCATTGATGTGCAGCAAGTGTCACTGGTTATAAATTATGACCTGCCGACCAATCGTGAAAACTACATTCACAG AATTGGCCGGGGTGGTCGTTTTGGCAGAAAAGGCGTGGCTATAAATTTTGTCACTGAAGAGGACAAGAGGATCCTGCGAGACATTGAGACTTTCTACAATACTACAGTGGAGGAGATGCCCATGAATGTGGCTGATCTCATTTAA